In Numidum massiliense, a single genomic region encodes these proteins:
- the smc gene encoding chromosome segregation protein SMC: MYLKQLEVNGFKSFAVRTELEFVRGITAVVGPNGSGKSNISDAVRWVLGEQSARTLRGGRMEDVIFAGSDSRQAVNFCEVSLTLDNSEGELPLAYSEVTVTRRLYRSGESEYYLNKQLCRLKDITELLMDTGLGKEAYSIIGQGGIDEVLSTKPEDRRTIFEDAAGIVKFKTRKREAEQKLEETEQNLARLNDLLFELKQQRGPLAEQAETAEKYRKLESQLKTRDIGLYVYRITEVHSQWQAAAAELKTREQEKVTAQTALSRIEAAMTQQKWQLQQLDAQLETEQQALLAASEAVEKAEGRRDVLAERERNLAAECERLAEQKETLQQKRETAAAEVTRLTAACEQKAAEVADLERQLAAHSEQWGKRAYETEKTLERAKEQLAGLQQEVAALASELRHADDRERVSGERGEVLSEAHREQAAYVEQMTSQLAALERRKAQASERLAAARADFEAIAKRKNELARDSEAQLSALRAVEQKLHQLASRRDVLQELEADFSGFLQGVKEILQAEKRGKLSGVEGAVAELVTVPEALESAIETALGGALQHIVVNSEADGRACIAYLKQHRLGRATFLPLQVIRPRALAAGDRRRLDGEAGFVGVAVDLVSYDRAYENIISWLLGQIVVAKTLNDANRLARLLNYRYRVVTLDGDIVNPGGSMSGGSKFKRQANLLGRKRELESLTKELKRAEEERRRLQATVAQQGDARETLEAQLEAARKTGENLRLAEQQLASDCAHKRSECRQAEEQFARLEQELQQVTSERVNERQMRSELKQTLAAKRAQEEELSRDIARLTELLAEQQQAKEAASEHVTSLKVALAKAVQAHEHLLENCRRVAGEVDATDAALARLVAEGEALAAKVTDNAAEQKSCGEQIEQLQREKEQVGERLKTLRTERADVQGKLTTRDAAYREAQKKARRVAAAFHELEVKVNRFDVNLNNWLNALSEQYELSFELAKARYAVPDDPEIAERDVRVLKDQLAALGDVNLGAIGEFRRLTERLQFLESQQQDLIEAKATLYEVIREMDAEMSERFNATFAAIRTQFHGVFRELFGGGRADLQLTDPEAPLTTGIDIVAQPPGKKLQHLSLLSGGERTLTAIGLLFAILRVRPVPFCILDEVEAALDEANIVRFANFLQEFSHKTQFIVITHRKGTMEAADVLYGVTMQESGVSKLVSVKLEERTADEEVAAAAE, encoded by the coding sequence GTGTATTTAAAACAACTCGAAGTAAACGGCTTTAAATCTTTTGCCGTGCGGACCGAGTTAGAGTTTGTCCGCGGCATCACGGCAGTCGTCGGTCCGAATGGCAGTGGGAAGAGTAACATTTCCGATGCGGTGCGCTGGGTGCTTGGCGAACAGAGTGCGCGCACGCTACGCGGTGGGAGAATGGAAGATGTCATCTTTGCCGGGAGCGACAGCCGACAAGCGGTCAACTTTTGCGAAGTGTCTTTGACGCTAGACAACAGCGAAGGAGAGTTGCCTCTCGCGTACAGTGAAGTGACTGTGACGCGTCGCCTCTACCGTTCCGGAGAAAGTGAATATTACTTAAACAAACAGCTTTGTCGCTTAAAGGACATTACCGAACTGTTGATGGACACTGGACTCGGCAAAGAGGCGTATTCGATTATTGGGCAAGGCGGCATCGACGAAGTGCTCAGTACGAAACCGGAAGATCGGCGCACCATTTTTGAAGATGCGGCGGGCATCGTCAAATTTAAGACGCGCAAGCGCGAGGCGGAACAAAAGTTAGAAGAAACCGAACAAAACTTAGCGCGACTAAACGACTTGCTCTTTGAGTTAAAACAACAGCGTGGCCCGCTGGCCGAGCAGGCGGAAACGGCTGAGAAGTACCGCAAATTAGAGTCGCAATTAAAGACGCGCGACATCGGTTTGTACGTGTACCGCATCACTGAGGTGCACTCCCAGTGGCAAGCGGCTGCTGCGGAGCTGAAAACGCGCGAACAGGAAAAAGTGACGGCACAGACGGCACTCTCCCGCATCGAGGCGGCAATGACGCAGCAAAAGTGGCAACTGCAGCAACTCGATGCACAGCTCGAGACGGAGCAGCAAGCGTTACTCGCAGCCAGTGAGGCAGTAGAAAAAGCGGAAGGCAGGCGCGACGTGCTTGCGGAGCGGGAACGCAACTTAGCGGCGGAGTGCGAGCGCCTTGCGGAACAAAAGGAAACATTGCAACAAAAACGGGAGACCGCAGCTGCCGAAGTGACGCGCCTAACTGCCGCGTGCGAGCAAAAGGCGGCCGAAGTTGCCGACCTCGAGCGACAACTGGCGGCACATAGCGAGCAGTGGGGCAAGCGCGCATACGAAACAGAAAAAACGTTAGAGCGGGCGAAAGAGCAGTTAGCGGGGTTGCAGCAGGAAGTGGCCGCACTCGCGAGCGAACTGCGCCACGCCGACGACCGGGAACGGGTGAGCGGCGAGCGGGGCGAGGTACTCAGTGAAGCGCACAGGGAACAAGCGGCCTACGTCGAGCAGATGACGTCACAGTTGGCGGCGCTAGAACGGAGAAAAGCGCAGGCGAGCGAGCGCCTTGCGGCGGCTCGCGCCGATTTTGAGGCGATAGCGAAACGGAAAAACGAGTTAGCGCGCGACAGTGAGGCACAGCTGTCCGCTCTCAGAGCGGTGGAACAAAAACTCCACCAACTGGCCTCGCGCCGCGATGTTTTGCAAGAATTGGAAGCGGACTTTTCCGGTTTTTTACAAGGGGTAAAAGAAATATTGCAGGCAGAAAAGCGCGGCAAACTGTCTGGTGTCGAAGGGGCGGTCGCGGAACTCGTCACTGTGCCGGAGGCGCTCGAGTCTGCGATTGAAACGGCACTCGGCGGGGCGTTGCAACATATCGTCGTCAACAGTGAGGCGGACGGTCGGGCGTGTATCGCCTACTTAAAGCAACACCGCCTCGGGCGGGCGACGTTTTTACCGTTGCAAGTGATCCGCCCGCGCGCACTCGCCGCGGGAGATCGGCGGCGGTTAGACGGTGAAGCAGGCTTCGTTGGGGTGGCCGTCGACCTCGTCAGTTACGACCGCGCGTATGAAAATATTATTTCGTGGTTACTCGGACAAATTGTCGTTGCAAAAACGTTAAACGACGCCAACCGCCTTGCCCGCTTACTCAATTACCGTTATCGCGTCGTGACGCTGGACGGCGATATCGTCAACCCGGGCGGTTCGATGAGCGGGGGAAGTAAATTTAAGCGGCAGGCGAACTTACTCGGCCGCAAACGCGAATTGGAGTCGCTCACGAAGGAGCTTAAGAGGGCGGAGGAGGAACGCCGCCGCTTGCAAGCCACAGTGGCACAGCAGGGGGACGCCCGCGAGACGCTTGAGGCGCAGCTCGAGGCAGCGCGGAAGACAGGTGAGAACTTGCGCTTAGCAGAACAACAATTAGCAAGTGATTGCGCACATAAGCGAAGTGAATGCCGTCAAGCCGAGGAACAATTCGCGCGTCTCGAACAGGAGCTTCAGCAAGTGACGAGCGAACGCGTGAACGAACGACAGATGCGCAGTGAACTTAAGCAAACTCTTGCTGCCAAACGCGCGCAAGAAGAAGAATTATCTCGCGACATCGCCCGGTTAACCGAGTTACTCGCGGAGCAACAACAAGCGAAAGAGGCCGCGAGTGAGCACGTCACATCGTTAAAAGTCGCTCTAGCCAAAGCGGTGCAAGCACACGAACACTTACTGGAGAACTGTAGGCGTGTAGCGGGCGAAGTAGACGCCACCGATGCAGCGCTCGCTCGCCTTGTGGCAGAAGGAGAGGCGCTTGCCGCGAAGGTGACCGACAACGCCGCGGAACAGAAGAGTTGTGGCGAACAAATCGAACAGCTACAGCGTGAAAAAGAACAGGTCGGAGAGCGGCTTAAGACCTTGCGCACCGAGCGGGCCGACGTGCAGGGCAAACTAACCACCCGCGACGCCGCCTATCGCGAGGCGCAAAAAAAGGCGCGCAGGGTCGCCGCTGCTTTCCACGAACTAGAAGTGAAAGTGAACCGGTTCGACGTCAATTTAAACAATTGGTTAAATGCGCTTAGCGAACAATACGAATTGAGTTTTGAACTGGCCAAAGCCCGTTACGCGGTGCCCGACGACCCGGAGATCGCGGAACGTGACGTGCGCGTATTGAAAGACCAACTGGCGGCACTCGGCGATGTCAATTTAGGCGCGATCGGCGAATTCCGCCGTCTGACTGAGCGGCTGCAGTTTTTGGAAAGCCAGCAACAAGATTTGATCGAAGCGAAAGCGACATTGTACGAAGTGATCCGGGAAATGGACGCGGAAATGTCGGAGCGGTTCAACGCGACATTTGCTGCCATTCGTACACAGTTTCACGGTGTATTTCGCGAACTGTTCGGCGGTGGACGCGCCGACTTACAGTTGACCGATCCGGAGGCACCGCTGACGACGGGCATTGACATCGTCGCCCAACCGCCGGGAAAAAAACTGCAACATTTGAGCTTGCTTTCCGGTGGGGAACGCACGTTGACGGCGATCGGCTTGTTGTTTGCCATTTTGCGCGTGCGGCCGGTGCCGTTCTGTATTCTCGACGAAGTAGAAGCGGCGTTAGACGAAGCGAACATCGTGCGCTTTGCGAATTTTTTACAGGAATTCAGTCATAAAAC
- the rnc gene encoding ribonuclease III — protein sequence MDLGALEKQLQITFKDRALFRQAFTHSSYVNEHRRRRFKDNERLEFLGDAVLELIISEFLYRRFPRMSEGEMTKLRANIVCEASLVAFAAELNFGAYVLLGKGEELSGGRKRPSLLADVFEAFIGALYLDQGFPAVQHFFQTTIYPRISAGHFSYVMDYKSQLQEVVQHEGLGSLHYAIVSEQGPAHDRQFVAEVRLAEQVLGKGSGRSKKEAEQRAASEALLKLRLNNQT from the coding sequence GTGGACTTAGGAGCCCTCGAAAAACAATTGCAAATAACGTTTAAAGACCGTGCTTTATTTCGTCAAGCATTTACCCATTCTTCTTACGTGAACGAGCACCGTAGACGGCGCTTTAAAGATAACGAACGGTTAGAGTTTTTAGGGGACGCGGTGTTAGAGCTGATCATTTCCGAATTTCTGTACCGCCGTTTCCCCCGGATGAGTGAGGGCGAAATGACGAAACTAAGAGCGAATATTGTGTGTGAAGCATCCCTCGTCGCTTTTGCTGCCGAGCTAAATTTTGGTGCGTATGTGTTACTGGGCAAGGGGGAGGAACTTTCGGGAGGGCGCAAGCGGCCCTCCTTGCTAGCAGACGTTTTTGAAGCGTTTATCGGTGCACTTTATTTGGATCAAGGGTTTCCCGCGGTGCAACACTTTTTTCAGACCACGATTTATCCGCGCATTAGCGCGGGTCATTTTTCTTACGTGATGGATTATAAAAGTCAACTGCAAGAGGTTGTGCAACACGAGGGACTCGGCAGTTTGCATTATGCGATTGTCTCCGAGCAGGGACCGGCACACGACCGCCAATTCGTAGCCGAAGTACGGCTCGCCGAGCAAGTGCTCGGAAAGGGAAGTGGACGGTCGAAAAAGGAAGCTGAACAACGCGCCGCTTCCGAAGCGTTGCTAAAACTCAGGTTAAATAATCAAACCTAG
- the fabF gene encoding beta-ketoacyl-ACP synthase II, with translation MEHRVVITGMGVVSPLGNDTKTFWESLLAGKSGIGPVTHFDASEYSTRIAAEVKQFDPLTYMEKKDARRMDRFTQFAVAAAQMALQDGAFDIKEHDPDRIGVYIGSGIGGLDTLEEQHKKLLEKGPRRVSPFFIPMLIANMASGQVSIATGAKGPNSAVVTACATGTHAIGDAFRIIQRGEADAMIAGGAEATVAPLAFAGFCSMKAMSTRNDEPTKASRPFDKNRDGFVMGEGAGVLLLEELSHAESRGAHIYAEVIGYGMSGDAYHMTSPAPEGEGAKRAIVRAIKDSGLTPEAFGYVNAHGTSTDYNDPLETLAIKNAFGEHAYRMAISSTKSMTGHLLGAAGGIEAIATALALEQQIVPPTVNLDEPDPECDLDYVPKVARKLTFDAAISNSLGFGGHNATLALKKYDR, from the coding sequence ATGGAACATCGCGTCGTGATTACGGGAATGGGTGTTGTCTCACCGTTAGGAAACGACACGAAAACATTTTGGGAATCCCTACTTGCTGGAAAGTCAGGGATCGGACCGGTCACCCATTTTGACGCGAGCGAGTATTCGACGCGCATCGCTGCAGAAGTGAAGCAGTTCGACCCTTTAACTTACATGGAGAAAAAAGACGCGCGCCGGATGGACCGCTTTACGCAGTTTGCGGTAGCAGCTGCACAAATGGCGTTACAAGACGGCGCGTTTGACATAAAAGAACACGATCCCGATCGGATTGGCGTATATATCGGTTCCGGTATTGGCGGGCTAGATACGTTAGAAGAACAGCATAAGAAATTGTTGGAAAAAGGCCCGCGGCGGGTAAGTCCTTTCTTTATTCCGATGTTGATCGCCAATATGGCTTCTGGCCAAGTGTCGATCGCCACGGGAGCGAAAGGTCCGAACAGTGCGGTCGTGACTGCCTGTGCGACTGGGACACACGCAATCGGCGACGCGTTTCGCATCATTCAGCGCGGCGAAGCCGACGCGATGATCGCCGGCGGCGCCGAAGCGACAGTCGCTCCACTCGCCTTTGCCGGTTTTTGCAGTATGAAGGCCATGTCCACCCGCAACGACGAACCGACGAAAGCGTCGCGCCCGTTCGACAAGAACCGCGACGGCTTTGTGATGGGAGAAGGAGCGGGCGTGTTGCTGTTAGAGGAACTGTCGCACGCCGAGTCGCGCGGCGCCCACATTTATGCCGAGGTTATCGGATACGGAATGAGTGGCGACGCCTATCACATGACGAGTCCTGCACCGGAAGGTGAAGGGGCAAAGCGAGCAATCGTGCGAGCGATTAAAGACAGCGGCCTAACGCCGGAAGCGTTCGGTTATGTGAACGCGCACGGGACGTCGACCGACTACAACGACCCGTTAGAGACACTCGCGATCAAGAACGCCTTCGGCGAGCACGCGTACCGCATGGCCATCAGTTCGACGAAATCGATGACGGGCCACTTGCTCGGCGCAGCGGGTGGCATTGAAGCGATCGCGACGGCACTCGCGCTGGAGCAGCAAATCGTACCGCCAACGGTTAACCTCGACGAACCGGATCCAGAATGTGACTTAGATTACGTGCCGAAGGTTGCGCGCAAGCTCACCTTCGATGCCGCTATTTCCAATTCGCTCGGTTTTGGCGGACACAATGCGACACTCGCTTTGAAAAAGTATGACAGGTGA
- the acpP gene encoding acyl carrier protein: MADTFERVKNIIVEQLDVDAAEVVPTASFRDDLGADSLDVVELIMELEDNFGLEISDEEAEKISKVQEVVDYIEAHK; the protein is encoded by the coding sequence GTGGCTGATACGTTTGAACGCGTAAAAAATATTATCGTCGAGCAGTTAGATGTCGACGCTGCTGAAGTTGTTCCGACAGCTTCGTTTCGCGACGATTTAGGTGCCGATTCACTCGATGTCGTGGAACTCATTATGGAGTTGGAAGATAATTTTGGCCTAGAGATTTCTGACGAAGAGGCAGAAAAAATTTCCAAGGTACAAGAGGTTGTCGATTACATCGAAGCGCACAAGTAA
- the fabG gene encoding 3-oxoacyl-[acyl-carrier-protein] reductase has translation MIELTGKTALVTGASRGIGREIALALASAGADVVVNYAGSEEKAQAVVAEIAALGRRAIALQANVAVYAEVEAMVKRVVREWGRLDILVNNAGITRDNLLVRMKEDDWDAVIATNLKGVFNGIKAVSRPMMKQRYGRIVNLSSVVGVAGNAGQANYVAAKAGVIGLTKTAARELASRGITVNAVAPGFIATDMTAQLGEEAAEQLKGQIPLGRLGQPQDVAGVVRFLASSEAAYMTGQTLHVDGGMVMP, from the coding sequence GTGATTGAGCTAACGGGAAAAACGGCCCTCGTAACCGGTGCTTCGCGCGGGATCGGGCGAGAAATCGCCCTTGCGTTAGCTTCCGCGGGTGCCGACGTCGTCGTCAACTACGCTGGAAGTGAAGAGAAGGCGCAAGCTGTTGTCGCCGAAATTGCGGCGCTCGGCCGTCGCGCGATCGCGTTGCAAGCGAACGTCGCCGTTTACGCGGAAGTGGAAGCGATGGTGAAGCGCGTCGTACGCGAATGGGGCCGCTTGGACATACTGGTGAACAACGCAGGTATAACCCGCGACAATTTGCTCGTGAGGATGAAAGAAGACGATTGGGACGCTGTCATCGCGACGAACTTAAAAGGCGTGTTTAACGGGATTAAAGCCGTGTCGCGCCCGATGATGAAACAGCGGTATGGCCGCATTGTTAACTTGTCTTCCGTCGTCGGAGTCGCCGGCAATGCTGGACAAGCGAACTACGTCGCGGCGAAAGCGGGCGTCATCGGCTTGACAAAGACGGCAGCGCGCGAGCTAGCGAGTCGCGGCATTACCGTCAACGCTGTCGCACCGGGTTTCATCGCGACAGATATGACGGCGCAGTTAGGAGAGGAAGCGGCAGAGCAGCTCAAGGGGCAAATTCCACTCGGCCGTTTAGGGCAACCGCAAGATGTCGCGGGCGTTGTCCGTTTTCTCGCCTCGAGCGAAGCGGCGTACATGACAGGGCAGACGTTGCACGTCGACGGCGGTATGGTCATGCCTTAG
- the fabD gene encoding ACP S-malonyltransferase — MGKIAYIFPGQGSQYVGMGAAAADEFAAAQDVFAAADGALGEKLSALCFHGPEEALRQTVNTQPAILATSIALWQAFQAGAPAPDYVAGHSLGEYAALVAAGSLAFADAVRTVRTRGQLMEEAVPSGEGAMAAVLGLAREQLADICRDASKVHGAVELANLNCPGQIVISGTAAGVAAVSEQAKTAGARRVLPLEVSGPFHSSLMAPAAERLGDVLNEVDVRDANVSVVSNVSAEPLTRATDIRAALVRQVASPVLWEDSVNWMIAQGVDTFVEIGPGRVLSGLVRKIARRTTVYSVEDVQTLRETQEKLQELQQSAEKVQ, encoded by the coding sequence ATGGGTAAAATTGCCTATATTTTCCCGGGTCAAGGTTCGCAATACGTTGGCATGGGTGCGGCGGCTGCAGACGAATTCGCCGCTGCGCAAGACGTATTCGCGGCGGCGGACGGTGCACTCGGCGAGAAGTTATCCGCGCTCTGTTTTCACGGGCCGGAGGAGGCGCTGCGGCAGACGGTAAACACACAGCCAGCGATTTTAGCGACGAGTATCGCCTTGTGGCAGGCGTTTCAAGCGGGTGCACCCGCGCCAGATTACGTCGCCGGCCACAGCCTCGGCGAATACGCGGCGTTAGTTGCTGCCGGGTCACTCGCGTTTGCCGACGCGGTACGGACGGTGCGTACGCGGGGGCAGTTAATGGAAGAAGCCGTGCCGAGCGGTGAAGGGGCCATGGCCGCTGTTCTCGGGCTCGCGCGCGAGCAGCTGGCGGACATTTGCCGCGATGCGAGCAAGGTGCACGGGGCAGTAGAGCTAGCAAACCTCAACTGTCCGGGACAAATTGTCATTTCCGGAACAGCGGCAGGTGTCGCAGCGGTCAGCGAACAAGCGAAAACGGCCGGGGCACGGCGCGTGTTGCCCCTCGAGGTGAGTGGACCGTTTCACTCGTCGCTTATGGCGCCAGCGGCAGAACGGCTTGGCGACGTACTAAATGAAGTCGACGTACGCGATGCGAATGTATCAGTTGTCAGTAACGTATCCGCCGAACCACTCACGCGTGCCACAGACATTCGGGCGGCACTTGTCCGGCAAGTTGCTTCGCCCGTACTGTGGGAAGACAGTGTGAACTGGATGATTGCACAAGGGGTCGATACGTTCGTCGAAATTGGCCCAGGGCGCGTACTAAGCGGACTCGTGCGCAAAATCGCCCGCCGTACGACAGTGTACAGCGTGGAAGACGTCCAAACGTTGCGCGAGACACAGGAGAAGTTGCAGGAGTTGCAGCAAAGTGCAGAAAAAGTACAGTAA
- a CDS encoding beta-ketoacyl-ACP synthase III yields the protein MVTTRLTAAGIIGTGAYLPEKVLTNKDLEKMVDTSDEWITTRTGIRERRIAREDQASSDLALPASQRALEAAGISAEQLDLIIVATVTPDMSFPATACILQDQLGAKNAATFDLSAACAGFLYGLSVGSQFIHSGTYRYVLVVGVDCLSKITDWTDRNTCVLFGDGAGAAVLGPVAEDRGFQAFDLGADGSGGHLLNQRGGGSRHPISQEVLDERMQYTYMNGREVFKFAVRVMQTASEKVLEKAGWRKDAIDFLVPHQANIRIIESAANRLKMREDSVVVNVDRYGNMSSASIPVALDEAVRTGRVHDGDRVILVGFGGGLTWGAAALTWAPQGVCVDG from the coding sequence ATCGTGACTACGCGTTTAACAGCTGCTGGCATTATCGGCACAGGGGCTTATTTGCCCGAGAAAGTATTAACGAACAAAGATTTAGAGAAGATGGTAGATACGAGCGACGAATGGATTACGACGCGGACGGGTATTCGCGAACGGCGCATTGCGCGGGAAGACCAGGCGTCGTCAGATTTGGCATTGCCCGCTTCACAGCGCGCCTTAGAAGCGGCGGGCATTAGTGCCGAACAACTCGACTTAATCATCGTCGCCACGGTGACGCCGGACATGTCTTTCCCTGCGACAGCGTGCATTTTACAAGACCAATTGGGGGCTAAAAACGCCGCGACCTTCGACTTGTCGGCAGCGTGTGCCGGCTTCCTGTACGGGTTGTCGGTCGGCTCACAATTCATTCATAGCGGTACGTACCGCTACGTGCTAGTCGTCGGCGTCGATTGTTTATCGAAAATTACCGATTGGACCGATCGCAATACGTGTGTGCTGTTCGGCGACGGCGCTGGCGCAGCGGTACTCGGCCCAGTAGCTGAAGACCGCGGTTTCCAAGCGTTCGATTTAGGTGCCGACGGCTCGGGCGGCCACTTGCTCAATCAGCGCGGCGGCGGTTCACGGCATCCGATTAGTCAAGAGGTGCTCGATGAGCGCATGCAGTATACGTACATGAACGGACGCGAAGTGTTTAAGTTCGCTGTGCGCGTCATGCAGACCGCTTCGGAGAAGGTGTTAGAAAAGGCGGGCTGGCGTAAAGACGCGATCGATTTTCTCGTACCGCACCAAGCGAATATTCGCATCATCGAGTCCGCAGCTAACCGGCTAAAAATGCGGGAAGACAGTGTCGTCGTGAACGTCGACCGCTACGGAAACATGTCGTCGGCGTCGATTCCGGTCGCATTGGACGAAGCAGTGCGGACTGGCCGCGTACATGACGGCGACCGCGTGATCTTAGTCGGTTTTGGCGGCGGGTTGACGTGGGGTGCCGCAGCGTTGACGTGGGCCCCGCAAGGTGTGTGTGTCGATGGGTAA
- the plsX gene encoding phosphate acyltransferase PlsX: protein MRIAIDAMGGDSAPEAPVRGTIAAAEAFSDVALILVGDEQKIAAVAGKLPANVSVVHTTEVIATDEEPVRAVRRKKEASLVKACALVRDGEADVAISAGNTGALMAAGLFVVGRIRGIERPALAPLFPTMDGRGTLVLDVGANADAKAEHLRQYALMGDIYAKKVRDIAKPRIGLLNIGTEAAKGNELTKSVYPLLQEMPFHFVGNVEARDVLNGACDVLVCDGFSGNILLKSIEGAAAAILTALKQEMTRTLPNKLAAAVLKPSLRRFKNQLDYAEYGGAPLLGLKGAVVKSHGSSDEKAMKNAVVQAKKYVEHQVIAQISEDLKGSERS from the coding sequence ATTCGCATAGCGATTGATGCCATGGGCGGCGACAGCGCCCCGGAAGCACCAGTGCGGGGAACAATCGCTGCGGCAGAGGCGTTTTCGGATGTCGCGCTCATTCTCGTCGGGGACGAACAAAAAATCGCAGCAGTCGCCGGTAAGCTTCCCGCGAACGTGTCGGTTGTCCATACGACAGAAGTGATCGCAACCGACGAAGAACCCGTTCGCGCCGTGCGGCGCAAAAAAGAGGCCTCTCTCGTAAAAGCTTGTGCGCTCGTGCGCGACGGGGAGGCCGATGTGGCGATTAGCGCCGGCAATACCGGCGCGCTCATGGCGGCTGGCCTGTTCGTCGTCGGGCGTATCCGCGGCATTGAGCGGCCGGCTCTCGCCCCGCTTTTTCCGACGATGGACGGACGAGGGACGCTCGTGCTCGACGTCGGGGCGAACGCCGACGCCAAGGCGGAACATTTACGACAGTATGCACTCATGGGCGATATATATGCAAAAAAGGTACGAGACATAGCTAAACCGCGGATCGGTTTACTGAACATCGGGACGGAAGCGGCGAAAGGGAATGAGCTGACGAAATCTGTGTATCCGCTGCTACAAGAAATGCCGTTCCACTTCGTCGGCAATGTCGAGGCGCGCGACGTGTTAAACGGCGCGTGTGACGTGCTCGTTTGCGACGGTTTTTCCGGTAACATTTTGTTAAAAAGTATCGAAGGGGCGGCTGCAGCGATTTTAACGGCATTGAAGCAGGAAATGACGCGCACATTACCGAATAAATTGGCGGCTGCCGTTTTAAAACCGAGCTTACGCCGCTTTAAGAACCAGCTAGATTACGCGGAGTACGGGGGCGCGCCGCTACTCGGCCTCAAAGGCGCCGTCGTCAAAAGCCACGGTTCCTCTGATGAAAAAGCGATGAAAAATGCGGTCGTTCAAGCGAAAAAGTATGTGGAACATCAGGTGATTGCACAAATTAGCGAAGACTTAAAAGGGAGTGAACGATCGTGA
- the fapR gene encoding transcription factor FapR, producing MRLSKRERQRALSERWKDNPFITDEAMAAHFNVSIQTIRLDRMELGIPELRERVKSMAEKTYDNVRSLPPDEVIGEIIDLELDHRGISVFDVQSKHVFSRNRIARGHHLFAQANSLAIALINKEVALTATSSVRFLKPVVLGDKCVAKAEVIQRKSHRTHIEVKTYVQQQLVCHGTFDIFHGPLERVTEDDSHSD from the coding sequence GTGCGTCTATCCAAACGGGAGCGACAACGAGCACTTAGCGAGCGCTGGAAGGACAATCCGTTTATCACCGACGAAGCTATGGCCGCGCATTTTAATGTCAGTATTCAGACGATTCGCCTTGACCGGATGGAACTCGGCATTCCCGAACTGCGCGAGCGGGTAAAGAGTATGGCGGAGAAGACGTATGACAACGTCCGTTCGTTGCCGCCAGACGAAGTAATTGGAGAAATTATCGATTTGGAATTAGATCATCGCGGCATTTCTGTATTTGACGTGCAGTCGAAACACGTTTTTTCGCGCAATCGGATTGCGCGCGGTCACCATCTATTTGCGCAGGCGAATTCGCTGGCGATCGCTTTAATTAACAAAGAAGTCGCCTTGACGGCCACCTCGTCGGTCCGTTTTCTAAAACCAGTCGTACTCGGGGACAAGTGTGTGGCTAAAGCCGAAGTCATTCAGCGAAAGTCGCACCGTACACACATCGAAGTAAAAACGTACGTTCAGCAACAATTGGTATGTCACGGGACGTTTGACATTTTTCACGGCCCGTTGGAAAGGGTGACGGAAGATGATTCGCATAGCGATTGA
- the rpmF gene encoding 50S ribosomal protein L32 — protein MAVPKRRTSKTRKNKRRTHFKLSVPGMVRCSQCGEMKLAHRVCKNCGTYKGNEVVEV, from the coding sequence ATGGCAGTACCGAAAAGACGGACATCGAAGACGCGCAAAAACAAGCGCCGCACGCACTTTAAACTGTCCGTACCGGGCATGGTGCGTTGCTCGCAGTGCGGTGAGATGAAATTAGCCCACCGCGTGTGCAAAAACTGCGGCACCTACAAAGGTAACGAAGTTGTCGAAGTGTGA
- a CDS encoding YceD family protein produces MQVRLRDIRLRGKETVDFCETVDLSDVHPHVRQETSVHAKARLRFAGGRYVLDGELTAELELVCAKCLTAFPLPLAVDWHEVFVPEDEWQEQFADDADVHAIASDTIDLVPYVRETLLLAIPFVPVCRDDCQGLCPRCGVNRNVSTCACKIEQIDPRLQELEKFFSKENDTSK; encoded by the coding sequence ATGCAAGTTCGCTTACGGGACATACGGCTGCGGGGAAAGGAAACTGTCGATTTTTGCGAGACGGTCGATTTATCGGACGTGCATCCACACGTGAGGCAAGAGACGTCTGTCCACGCAAAAGCGCGACTCCGCTTTGCCGGAGGCAGGTACGTGTTGGACGGAGAACTGACAGCAGAACTCGAACTCGTGTGTGCCAAATGCTTGACGGCATTTCCGCTGCCGCTAGCGGTCGATTGGCACGAAGTGTTCGTTCCCGAGGACGAGTGGCAGGAACAGTTTGCCGACGATGCCGACGTACACGCGATTGCTTCAGATACGATCGATCTGGTACCTTACGTGCGAGAGACGTTACTACTGGCGATTCCGTTTGTTCCTGTTTGTCGGGACGACTGCCAGGGACTGTGTCCGCGTTGTGGCGTCAACCGTAACGTTTCAACATGCGCTTGCAAAATCGAGCAAATCGACCCGCGCTTACAAGAACTTGAAAAGTTTTTTTCCAAAGAAAACGACACGAGTAAGTGA